From the genome of Gracilinanus agilis isolate LMUSP501 chromosome 2, AgileGrace, whole genome shotgun sequence, one region includes:
- the LOC123234671 gene encoding ubiquitin-conjugating enzyme E2 N-like encodes MARLPHRIVKEIQGLLAESVPGIKAEPDEVNARHFHVAIAGPQDSPFEGGTFKLELFLPEEYPMTAPKVRFITKIYHPNVDKLGRICLDILKDKWSPALQILTVLLSIQALLSAPNPDDPLANDVAEQWKNNEAKAIETAREWTRLYASNNI; translated from the coding sequence ATGGCCAGGCTGCCTCACAGGATTGTCAAGGAAATCCAGGGTTTATTGGCAGAATCGGTCCCTGGAATAAAAGCAGAACCAGATGAAGTCAACGCACGTCATTTTCATGTGGCCATTGCAGGTCCACAGGATTCCCCCTTTGAAGGAGGGACTTTTAAGCTTGAACTTTTCCTTCCAGAAGAATACCCAATGACAGCTCCTAAAGTACGTTTCATAACCAAAATTTATCATCCTAATGTGGATAAGTTGGGAAGAATATGCTTAGATATTTTGAAAGATAAATGGTCACCAGCGCTACAGATCCTTACAGTTCTGCTCTCAATCCAGGCTTTGTTAAGTGCCCCCAATCCAGATGATCCATTAGCAAATGATGTAGCTGAGCAGTGGAAGAACAATGAAGCCAAAGCCATAGAAACAGCCAGAGAATGGACAAGGCTCTATGCCTCgaataatatttaa